TAGTACAGCACTGTGGACAGCAAGTACATGATGTTTAAaaggtgtttgctgaagaaagtgagTGGCCACCACTGATGATCCACCCAATGTTACAGCTATCCACTCACTGCCCGATCTGAGGCATCTCTCGTTAACGACGGGGTAAGTCTGGATCCGGGTGTGCCAGGAAAGTGGCTTTGGAGATGGCTGTTTTGGTTTCCACAATTGCCTGGAGTGTCTCCACAGACCAACTGGGCTCCTTTTTACCTTCCTTAATGAGTTCAAAGAGAGGCcgcatgatggctgctgctccagGGAGGAAGCAATGATAGAAATTCTCCATTCCAAGGAGTTCCTGCAGGACTGTGGGCCTGGGAAAGTTCCGAATGACCTTGACCTTGTCAAGCAAAGGCGTTGCTCCTTCACTGGAGATGCAGTACCCAAAGAAATCAATGGAAGAcaaaccgaactggcacttggacaGGTTGATGGTTATCCTGAAATTCTGCAGCTGGGCAAACAggcattttaaatgttctttgttgGTCCTGGCATCTGGTCTGGCAATAAGAGTGTCATTCAGGTCCACGAAAATCCCCTAGCCACTACGTCCCTGAGGTGCTGGAATGTTCAGGCTGTGTTTTTCATCCTGAATTGCATTCTCAGGAACTCAAAGGCCAAATGTAATTATGGCCATCTTCTGGACGTTGTCCtggtgcaccaggatttggtggtAGCTCTTCACCAgattgactttggaaaaaatctggGCCCCTTGAGGTCGTGCGGCTATGTCCTGTATATGTGGGATGAGGTATCTCTCCAGTACTGTTGCATCATTGAGCCTACAGGG
Above is a genomic segment from Narcine bancroftii isolate sNarBan1 chromosome 2, sNarBan1.hap1, whole genome shotgun sequence containing:
- the LOC138753033 gene encoding uncharacterized protein, translated to MGFTTTHSPKEPVAGAPVGSMMQQPDARTNKEHLKCLFAQLQNFRITINLSKCQFGLSSIDFFGYCISSEGATPLLDKVKVIRNFPRPTVLQELLGMENFYHCFLPGAAAIMRPLFELIKEGKKEPSWSVETLQAIVETKTAISKATFLAHPDPDLPRR